A region from the Patescibacteria group bacterium genome encodes:
- a CDS encoding AbiV family abortive infection protein, which yields MINVTPNKKDKLTDYELFVITIFQNATQKLISAVALYSTKYSYNEAYFLSIIAQEELSKLIILPIARELGEIDEIINNRSSVYYKHSVKQKIFTNFGLQNRTHEDLERIKQSCLYVGVNSKHKPSFSMIKPDVTLKEIKHTVLFFVNNYSIILREETFSKEAKKGVDFFMKIIHGCIIDKLPEVDIDIKKDVDDLHKMTRSELEDKIHKKLLTNPYELIRIFKAVFKENYKKHLKEIGYFSIPELEKYIEKINVD from the coding sequence ATGATAAATGTTACACCAAATAAAAAAGATAAACTTACTGATTATGAACTTTTTGTAATTACAATTTTTCAAAATGCGACTCAAAAACTTATTTCAGCAGTAGCTTTGTATTCAACTAAATATTCTTACAATGAAGCATATTTCCTCTCTATTATTGCACAAGAGGAATTATCTAAGTTGATTATTTTGCCCATTGCAAGAGAGTTAGGAGAAATTGATGAAATAATAAATAATCGCTCAAGTGTGTATTATAAACATTCTGTTAAGCAAAAAATTTTCACTAATTTTGGATTGCAAAACAGAACACATGAAGACCTTGAAAGGATTAAACAATCTTGTTTATATGTAGGCGTTAATTCAAAACACAAACCTTCTTTTAGTATGATTAAGCCAGATGTTACTCTTAAGGAAATTAAGCACACAGTTTTATTCTTTGTTAATAACTACAGCATCATTTTACGTGAAGAAACTTTTTCCAAAGAAGCTAAAAAAGGTGTCGACTTTTTCATGAAGATAATACATGGGTGTATTATAGACAAATTACCAGAAGTAGACATAGATATAAAAAAAGATGTTGACGACTTACATAAAATGACTAGAAGTGAATTAGAAGACAAAATACACAAGAAATTACTTACAAATCCATATGAGCTAATAAGAATATTCAAGGCGGTTTTTAAGGAAAATTATAAAAAGCACCTAAAGGAAATTGGCTACTTTAGTATTCCTGAATTGGAAAAATACATTGAAAAGATAAACGTTGATTAA